In the genome of Stegostoma tigrinum isolate sSteTig4 chromosome 16, sSteTig4.hap1, whole genome shotgun sequence, the window TGAGACACTAAAACTGACTACACCTTTAATACAATTTGTTGGGTGACAAGGGATCATGGATAAATTTAACTTTTTCACAGGTGTCAAAGCTATGTGAAAAACACACGCACCATTCTATATCCCTTATTGTAAATTTCAGTTTACCAGGCAGTCCTTTGCACTTTGACTTCAAGTCAAATAGTAATAAATGATCTCAATTGAAATAACATGCCCTTACTAATGTTTGTGCACTATTCCATAGTCTATTTTATCCAATGATTACTCAACTGGTTGCTTTAGTAATTTTATGCACAGAATGGGAATTTTGACATTCATTTGGTATtgcattttgtaaatttcttttccTAGGAATATTACTTTATCTTGTGCAACCCCATACATTTATTTGTACAGTTTGTTAAACTTTGGAATacaaagatgtgaaaatgaaacaaaacagatcttgtaaaaaaaaatggactGTTCACTTTAAAAATTCAACAGATGTTAAGGATTctgtttattgaaaaaaaaatcactgacccaaaacatcagttttattCACCAATGATCAGTATTTCCCACTGTCATTCACAAATGATCCATTCTTCGCAGACATAACCATAATTTTCACAATACTActactggaaaaaaaaactaaaagtaggaaaaagaaaatcaatgaaaTGCAGTACTGGTCAATCAGCCGAGTGATAAAATAGTTTTACCTCATATGTGAGCTTCTGTGGGATTTGTTCTCAGTCTAACTTGAGTTTTAATTGCAACTAAACAGTAAATAAAATATGAAGTATGAGTTCCTGGCCCTGCACCCAAATCTGTAGATTGTAGGGACAATTAAGTTTGGAGCATATCAAATTATGTTTTTTCATTGTTTCAGATTACACAGGAAATGCTTGTTTGAATAAATATGCAGCCAGGTCATCGCCTGTAATGTCAAAATAGAACTGATAATGAAGAAATTCTTACATCTTTTAAAGAGGATAGGGAAAATCAGAGGTTAGGTAGTATTTTGTACTTCtgtcctcccttcacccccaccCTCTGACCCCGTGCAGGCCCTGAATCATGGAGCTTTGTAACTGAGGGCAATACATAAACTAGCATCTATCATTCAAGTCCCTCTTGGCCCTTTTAGTGAATGTTGTACAAGTGTGAATAACAGTGTAAAGTTAGGTACTGATTTTTTCCAAGAGCAGGGGATTTAACTCTGCCTATATTGCACAATACCATCACAAAGTATTACAAGAACATAACATGACACATGATTTGAACCTTCACTTCTCCACctaacaacttttttttattattaggGTAATATGGAATacaaaaaatatttgtttagtgaCCTCATCCATGTACTTGATGTGCAAATCCTTTGGTCCCCAACTGGCTACTACACTTCTTTTTCCTACTCTTAATTCATATAGCTAAGGGAATATTTTGGATTGCCTTTATGTCAAGAAGAAATATTGTATTTAAATAGCACTTTCTTCAACAACCAGactctcaaagcactttatagcTAGTGAAATATTTTTGAGGTGTGGCCACAGAACTGGTATAGAAAACATGGCagttaatttgcacacagcaaatttTCTTATCAATATGACAGTCACCACATGGTTTGTTTTGTCACGTTGATTAATAGATAAAAATACTGGCCAGGGCACCAGGATAACTCAcctgctctttttttaaaagagtgcCATGGGAATTTCTTTACATCCATCCAAATAGGTAAACAGGACTTTAATGTGGGAGCTAAAAGATGGCACTTCCAACAGCTTAGTACTCCTTAGTACTACAAAGGAGTGTCtgctttgatttttgtgctcatgTCCTGGATTTGAATCCGGAAACTTGAGATTCACAGGTGAGGGTTCACAAAATATTAGAATGCAATGAAATTAACAAGGATTTAGGACAAAAAAATACaatgtttaaatttttaatttgGTGGGCAAATATCAACTTTGTTGACAGAGTGAAATTTAATTCTTAGATTACACTTACCATTTTGAATTCCAAACAAGTACAAGCCAGTAGGTTGCTGAGCAGGTGCAGGTGTACTTTGAagctggttcatagttccttgtgAGCGAAAAAGTGTACTTTGTTGTTGACTTGGTACAGATGTGTTGGTCTGAAGGACAGACATATTATTTTGTGGATTAAAAATAGTGGACTGTTGCATCTCTTGTTGATTTATATCATTCTGTAATGCAGACATTGAAGTCTGGGAAATGAACAGTGTGACTTGCTGACTTTGGGCATCTCCTGAACTCTGGACTAACTGCATTTGAGGTTGGCCATGAAAAACTGATGGTTGTTGTTCATCCGTCTGAGCTGTTCCACTGTTTTGAAGTGTTGAAACTGTGGTCTGATTTTGGAACTGAATGGATGATTGTTGTTCTTGATTAACAGCCACCATATTAGGTTGAGTATGAAAGAGAGTTTGGTTTTGCTGCTCCTGGGGAGCCAAATTTGTACTCATTGGAGGCATGGTACTCTGAGAATTGAAAAGGACATTCTGTTGTTGCTCCCGGGATGTCATGCTGCTATTTAATGGAGAAATGGCATTTTGAGAGCTAAAAAGAACATTCTGAGATTGATCTTGAGGTGAAGTGCTGTTGTGCAGAGTAGCTATTGAATGTTGGGTCTGAAACATTGATGTCTGCTGATTTTGAGAAGAAGTGTTAGCCTGGGGAGAGGGCATTGTGACCTGATGTTGAAAAAGACTCTGTTGTTGGTGTTGCTGCTCTTGAGGAATCATGGTACTCTGAATCTGAGACATGTGTGTCTGGGTCTGAAAGACATTCACGGATTGCTGCTCAGAATCTCCTGAACTCTGGAGTGCTTGGATTGAGCTTTGGGGTGAATAGAAGTTTATCGGTTGCTTTTCTTGTGAAATGTTGCTATCTTGAAGTGAAGGCAAAGAgtttggagaaagaaagagtgcaCTTTGTTGCTGGTCTTGGCCAATTGAAGAACTTTGAAGAACTGCCATTGAATTTTGAGGATGGAACAATGTTGACTGTACTTGATCCTGGGAAGCAGCATTGTTCTGATGTTGTAGCACAGTACTAGGGCAATGATAAAGTCCAGACTGTGATTCTTGTGAATGGCCTGTACCTTGAACTTGATTTAGAGAATTTTGTGGATGAAACAATTCAGATGATGGATGTGATTGCTGCAGGAAGTTTCCAGGTTGCATTGAAATCATTTCCCCACCCTGTTGAAAAATCCCAGATGGCTGTGAAGAGCCACCAGTTTTTAGATGCATCATACCATCTGTATTAGAAAACAAAGTTACTTGAGGCTGGTTATCTCCACTCTGCTGCATCTGTACAATAGACTCAAACATATTGGTTTGTCTCTGGTTCGACTGCACAGAGGTCTCTTCCACAGTAACCATGGTGTTAGAGCACTGAAAGACACTTGGGGAAGAAGTTGGTTGCTGAGgatttcctttgttttctttccctGCAACAGTTGTAGCAGGTGAAAACATTGCACTGTGGGATATTTGATGCTGGTTTTCCTCACTGGACTGCAAACTAGACATAGCATGAGTGGGCTGCTGAAAAATATCACCTTGCTGGAGGGTTCCATTTAAAGAACCCTGGGCACTCATTACTTTAGAGGATTGGTACATGTCTGACTGGAGTTGTCCTGTTCCAGGGCATATGTTCTGTTGCATTTCCATCAAAATGCCTGTCGAGGATTCTAGTACTTGTTGATTGGACAATGAGTTCTCAGGTCCAGACAGAACATTATCTGATCTAGGAAGCGATGTGTTGTCAGAACTTGAAAATAAACCTTGCGTGAGAGAGCTCTGCATAGAATTTACCTGGTGGAATAAATCTGCATTCATCTGGTCTTGTACCTGTTCCACAGGTTGTTGCATTGTCTCAGATGGACTAGATCCagtaaataaaacagaagttaatTGCTGCTGACTTGCCTCCAGAGCTTGTTGAACAATACTAACATTGTCACTTCTGCCACTGTTACCATTTGTTTGGAAGTTTCTTTGTTGCATCGAGTGCAAAGCATTCTGCAACTGAGATACATTGCCACTTGGTTGAAATAAGTTTGGTGAATGCTCTTGCAGGGCCTGCGTCTGTGTCGTTGATGGTTGCTGTTGCTGTTTCTGTTGTAGCGCAGAGTCGGGCATTGGGGATAAGGATATCTTTGCTGCATCAGACTGCAAAACTTCTCTTGTTTGTACCTCCCTTGAGTCTAGCAATATGTGAGCATTGTGAAATTGGGTTGTTTGTTGAAGCAAGCCTTCATTATTCTGGACTTGGCTGGAACATTtagatgctggaaaagcacatGGCTGAGAAATGTCTTGTTTTTGTACAGTTGTCAAAGCTTCTGTATTTGAAAACATACTCGATTGAATTTGCTGGCACTGTTCACTATCCCCCCCTTGATGAGCTACAGATACAGAAAATGGCGCATTTGCTTTGACGTTAGAAGAAATTTCCAAAGGTGGCTGTCCTGCTCCCATATCTTgactctgaacaaaaacaaaaatcatgaaACTCACTCAAAgcaatatttttctaatcaaccaacTCAGATGATttcacacacctctggaacaggttgGACTTaaatccaggcctcctggtccacagATACATCtattaattgttttaaaatttaaaagatcTTCGTATTTTACATCGCTGCGCAGTTAAACCTGTTTGATAGTTTAGAACACACTGCAACTGATAGTAATTGTCTAATGTCAGATGGAAAATGTGTAGATGCATAACTAGATGTCAACATTAACACACTGACAGATCAGGATATAAATAGAAACAGAGACTCAGAAAACATGAGCAAGTacaagctattcagcccttcgagcctgctcaaccatttaacatgataatggctgatcatcaacttggtacctgttcctgttttctccccataccctttaagTTTTAAGATGAAGAATCATAcctaaatccttcttgaaaatattaaatatttttgctCCAACtgcttctgtggcagagaattccacagcctcaccacattgaagaaatttatcttcatctcagccctaaacgGTCAACACTATATCTTTAGACCGTGACcgctggttctagactccccagttaTTGGAAACGTCCTTCTTGTGTTTATTGCCTAATCATGATAGAAACTCAAAATTCTATGAGATGTCCCTTCacgcttctaaactccagtgcgTTTAGTCCTAAttaatccagtctttctttatacaTCAGTTCCACAATCCcagggaatcagtctggtaaacctttttgcAATCCCTCCACAGCAAAATATCCTCTCTCAgttgaggagactaaaactgaacacaatactccaggtgtagtctcactaaGCCCTAGCATAATTACAGCAAAATATCCCTGTACTTTAATCCGATacttatgaaggccaacataccatttgccttctggaTGACGTGGATGTTTACTTTCAGCAACCAGTGTACACACAGGCTTTTGTGCACCTTTCGCTTTCCCAATacatcaccattcagataataatttggCTTCCCATTTTTGCGATCAAACTGGGTAACCCCATATTTACATTATACTTCTGCTGCCATGCAGCCACCtactcattcaacttgtccaaatgaCATTAGAGCATCTCTGCATCTTCTAACcagcatctgcaaacttggaggtATTTCATTTACTTCCCTCATCTAAACTATATTCAACTCATAATCAACTTTCCCAAAATCTGAGGCAAATGTTGATAGCTCTCCGTAAATCAAAAGTTTAATTATAAGATCACAACAATGTTACTGAAATGTATTAAGTAAGACTAAACATGAGAAGCCGAAACTGTGAAGTATCATGATTCAATGTGCTACTAATCAAGGAAAAAAGGACTAAAGATATGCttccaaaacaaagcaaagcatTCTACACAAAGACTTTTCTCTACTCATTTAAAAACTGCGTTGCCACCCATGGGTGAATATAAAAATCATACTTCAAAAGCTGCAGATGGTGTCTGATCCATTGGAGTCGTTGCCTCTTTCTTAATCACAACTGATGGCAGTATGGGTGATAACAAAGTAGTAGGGAGATCCACTTCTTCCAAGGAACAGCCTGCGACTTTCATTCCCGAAGCtatgaagaagttttttttaaaaaaaagtcatactTAATCCATACCTAAGAAACCAATTTTTGTCAGTTATACTGATAGTATTGATTACATTGCCTTGACTAACATTTAAGGTATAAACGAGTACATTCAATGCATTTGTTAAGATATTCTACCCACTAAACTTAGTGGTTTTTCTGCGGAACAAAAGCAAACTCTTTCTTACTGTTGCCACCTTATTTTCAGATTAATTCTTGCCCAGAATTGCACAGTAATCATAATGTCAATACATAACAATTTTGATCACAAAATTTCAAATTGAACAATAGTTTTCATTTATGTGGTGTCTTTTACTTAGAAGAAATGCAGAGTGTAGCTAAAATGACAAACCATGAGCAGGTTGAGAGGCCAGTAACAGGCTGAAGGAACTGAATAAATTTCTTAAAGTAGGATCAGAATGGTAGAATGGTGTGCCACGTATCGTGAAGCAGAGGCGGAAGAGAGGCACTGCCACACATTATGGAGTAGAGGGAGAAGGGAAGCACAGGACAGGACAAAATGGAGTATGGTGATCAGATAGGCTGATACTGTGGTGATCTTCATGATGGCCTTGCTTTGCTAACTGCCCCCCTTGGTTTCTTGAAGCCGCTGCCTCCACAGATTCTTCAGAGCTTCTTAAAAGCCCTTTTTCATACTCTGATGGATTGACTTCTCCAATTGcatctttatttcttttgtgctcctgagctctTGAGACATTCCTCTGATGAATTTGTGGGTTTAAACTTCTTCCTCCCCAGACCTTTACTGTTCACTGGCACTACTCCATCATCCTCTCTTGGAACATGAAATTCACTCTTTAATTCTACTAATACCTGAAATCACTATTTATATTTACTGCACTCCTGGATCAGCTTCTGCAGGCTCAACATAAGCCTTCAGAGATTGTTTTGACTACAACACCCAGCAGTGGGTACACAGAAACTCTGCTCCTTGAACAGCATGAGGATCACCTGTACTCCCTTCAAAATGTCTTTGAACTTGGATAAAGTGTCAAGATGCTCCATCCCATTATTGCTCATCTCCTAAATAAGCATAAATTGTAAGAGAAAGAATTGTTTGTCAGgatttggaatgttgtgtacagttctggtctcacttggaatattgcatgcagttctggtcaccccattacaggaaggatgtggaagcattggaaaaggtgcagaggagatttaccaggatgttgcctggtctggagcgaaggtcttatgaggaaaggctgagggacttgggtctgttctcattgaagagGAGGAGgccaagaggggatttaatagagacatacaagatgatcagaggattagatagggtggacagtgagtctttttcctaggatgatgatgttggcttgtacgagggggcatagctgcaaattgaggggtgatagatttaagtcagaggcagattctttactcagaatgcctgccaatgtagttaactcagccacactaggggtatttaaacagtccttggataagcatatggatgatgaagggatagtgtagggggtgagctcagattagttcacaggtcggtgcaacatcaagggctgaagggcctgttctgcgctgtattgtcctatgttctatgaatatccCCCTTCCCAAGATGTAAACAAGGGGAGTGCAAATATCAGAATATGACAAAAGTTGTCACACTCAAGAAAACACCACCAGGAAGAAGCAAATCACGGgaacagaaaaacaaaactgctcgATTGTGCAGACTAGATTGTGTTTGATAAAGGCAGTGAAGCCAAATAAAAATAATAGTTATAGGAACTATAAGAACAAGTGATCAAAATAAATGAAGGATCTGAATCAAATACATCTGGGTTCTTGACACCTCCAGCTTCTAAATCAAATAAACAGCTTGGTCTGAATTTCATACTTGGACTCAGAAAAACTTGCAGCACCTTTAGCGAATCTATTACAAAATAGTAACAGTACTGGCATTCATTCAACAAGATAGAAAATGtgctgtccacaaaaagcaggacaatcaAAATCAAATAATTATTGACCC includes:
- the nfat5b gene encoding nuclear factor of activated T-cells 5 isoform X1 → MPSDFISLLSADLDLNSPKSLYSKESVYDLLPKELQLPTGEISIASMSQKSGGEATSPPSAAVAPDVVSSSGQSNTFTPSSNPSMYSTSVTDNTSMQVDSCTPEQGVSGHGVSELLSYENQLSNAPQLQSMPKRRTVLNISPPPEDLLDDSRMSCQDDGGDSEQSSNIWMDESGSNFSIMSSSSYNDNTTVPRKSRKRSPKQRPGFVRIDDEESNMDVFDADSAKGPHYVLSQLISEGKSSARGSNGITESQKTSLKKGPALSGHYPGKSEGKELKVLVQPETQHRARYLTEGSRGSVKDRTQQGFPTVKLEGYNEPVTLQIFVGNDSGRVKPHGFYQACRVTGRNTTPCKEVDIEGTTVIEVTLDPGNSMTLAVDCVGILKLRNADVEARIGVAGSKKKSTRARLVFRVNIIRADGSTLTLQTPSSSILCTQPAGAPEILKKSLHSCTVKGGEELFLIGKNFLKGTKVIFQESHSEENNPWKAEAEIDMELFHQNHLIVKVPPYHNPHITSPVSVGIYIVTNAGRSHEMQPFTFTPDPASSSDVNVKKEIPVPPCSFEETMKASGMKVAGCSLEEVDLPTTLLSPILPSVVIKKEATTPMDQTPSAAFESQDMGAGQPPLEISSNVKANAPFSVSVAHQGGDSEQCQQIQSSMFSNTEALTTVQKQDISQPCAFPASKCSSQVQNNEGLLQQTTQFHNAHILLDSREVQTREVLQSDAAKISLSPMPDSALQQKQQQQPSTTQTQALQEHSPNLFQPSGNVSQLQNALHSMQQRNFQTNGNSGRSDNVSIVQQALEASQQQLTSVLFTGSSPSETMQQPVEQVQDQMNADLFHQVNSMQSSLTQGLFSSSDNTSLPRSDNVLSGPENSLSNQQVLESSTGILMEMQQNICPGTGQLQSDMYQSSKVMSAQGSLNGTLQQGDIFQQPTHAMSSLQSSEENQHQISHSAMFSPATTVAGKENKGNPQQPTSSPSVFQCSNTMVTVEETSVQSNQRQTNMFESIVQMQQSGDNQPQVTLFSNTDGMMHLKTGGSSQPSGIFQQGGEMISMQPGNFLQQSHPSSELFHPQNSLNQVQGTGHSQESQSGLYHCPSTVLQHQNNAASQDQVQSTLFHPQNSMAVLQSSSIGQDQQQSALFLSPNSLPSLQDSNISQEKQPINFYSPQSSIQALQSSGDSEQQSVNVFQTQTHMSQIQSTMIPQEQQHQQQSLFQHQVTMPSPQANTSSQNQQTSMFQTQHSIATLHNSTSPQDQSQNVLFSSQNAISPLNSSMTSREQQQNVLFNSQSTMPPMSTNLAPQEQQNQTLFHTQPNMVAVNQEQQSSIQFQNQTTVSTLQNSGTAQTDEQQPSVFHGQPQMQLVQSSGDAQSQQVTLFISQTSMSALQNDINQQEMQQSTIFNPQNNMSVLQTNTSVPSQQQSTLFRSQGTMNQLQSTPAPAQQPTGLYLFGIQNDCGQLMNITDVSQPCPTGPTTLSDQLLVMSQPGQAQTEGQAVSTLLPQQMTDTRQLSSTITTEENMEKIDDILVTLQNQGSNISRSFNP
- the nfat5b gene encoding nuclear factor of activated T-cells 5 isoform X2, with amino-acid sequence MYSTSVTDNTSMQVDSCTPEQGVSGHGVSELLSYENQLSNAPQLQSMPKRRTVLNISPPPEDLLDDSRMSCQDDGGDSEQSSNIWMDESGSNFSIMSSSSYNDNTTVPRKSRKRSPKQRPGFVRIDDEESNMDVFDADSAKGPHYVLSQLISEGKSSARGSNGITESQKTSLKKGPALSGHYPGKSEGKELKVLVQPETQHRARYLTEGSRGSVKDRTQQGFPTVKLEGYNEPVTLQIFVGNDSGRVKPHGFYQACRVTGRNTTPCKEVDIEGTTVIEVTLDPGNSMTLAVDCVGILKLRNADVEARIGVAGSKKKSTRARLVFRVNIIRADGSTLTLQTPSSSILCTQPAGAPEILKKSLHSCTVKGGEELFLIGKNFLKGTKVIFQESHSEENNPWKAEAEIDMELFHQNHLIVKVPPYHNPHITSPVSVGIYIVTNAGRSHEMQPFTFTPDPASSSDVNVKKEIPVPPCSFEETMKASGMKVAGCSLEEVDLPTTLLSPILPSVVIKKEATTPMDQTPSAAFESQDMGAGQPPLEISSNVKANAPFSVSVAHQGGDSEQCQQIQSSMFSNTEALTTVQKQDISQPCAFPASKCSSQVQNNEGLLQQTTQFHNAHILLDSREVQTREVLQSDAAKISLSPMPDSALQQKQQQQPSTTQTQALQEHSPNLFQPSGNVSQLQNALHSMQQRNFQTNGNSGRSDNVSIVQQALEASQQQLTSVLFTGSSPSETMQQPVEQVQDQMNADLFHQVNSMQSSLTQGLFSSSDNTSLPRSDNVLSGPENSLSNQQVLESSTGILMEMQQNICPGTGQLQSDMYQSSKVMSAQGSLNGTLQQGDIFQQPTHAMSSLQSSEENQHQISHSAMFSPATTVAGKENKGNPQQPTSSPSVFQCSNTMVTVEETSVQSNQRQTNMFESIVQMQQSGDNQPQVTLFSNTDGMMHLKTGGSSQPSGIFQQGGEMISMQPGNFLQQSHPSSELFHPQNSLNQVQGTGHSQESQSGLYHCPSTVLQHQNNAASQDQVQSTLFHPQNSMAVLQSSSIGQDQQQSALFLSPNSLPSLQDSNISQEKQPINFYSPQSSIQALQSSGDSEQQSVNVFQTQTHMSQIQSTMIPQEQQHQQQSLFQHQVTMPSPQANTSSQNQQTSMFQTQHSIATLHNSTSPQDQSQNVLFSSQNAISPLNSSMTSREQQQNVLFNSQSTMPPMSTNLAPQEQQNQTLFHTQPNMVAVNQEQQSSIQFQNQTTVSTLQNSGTAQTDEQQPSVFHGQPQMQLVQSSGDAQSQQVTLFISQTSMSALQNDINQQEMQQSTIFNPQNNMSVLQTNTSVPSQQQSTLFRSQGTMNQLQSTPAPAQQPTGLYLFGIQNDCGQLMNITDVSQPCPTGPTTLSDQLLVMSQPGQAQTEGQAVSTLLPQQMTDTRQLSSTITTEENMEKIDDILVTLQNQGSNISRSFNP